The genomic interval GTATCTGGAGCAGGAAAACTATCCACCACTGCGTCTGCTCGGTGGTTTTACCGGTGGTCACGTCGAGGTTGATGGCAGCGTTTCCAGCCAGTTCCTGACGGCACTGCTGATGACCTCGCCACTGGCACTTCAGGATACGACTATCACGATTAAGGGTGAGCTGGTCTCTAAACCGTACATTGATATCACGCTGCACCTGATGAAAACCTTCGGTGTTGAGGTGGAAAACCAGTCTTATCAGCGCTTCGTGGTGCGAGGGGCGCAGCAGTATCAGTCTCCGGGCAACTACCTGGTCGAAGGGGATGCGTCATCTGCGTCTTACTTCCTGGCCGCGGGTGCGATTAAAGGCGGCACGGTAAAAGTGACCGGTATTGGCCGTAACAGCGTGCAGGGCGACATTCGTTTTGCGGACGTGCTGGAAAAAATGGGCGCCATTGTCACCTGGGGCGATGACTTTATCTCCTGTACCCACGGCGAACTGAACGCCATCGATATGGACATGAACCATATCCCGGATGCGGCGATGACCATTGCCACGGCGGCGCTGTTTGCCAAAGGCACGACCACGCTGCGTAACATCTACAACTGGCGCGTAAAAGAGACGGACCGCCTGTTCGCAATGGCGACAGAGCTGCGAAAAGTCGGCGCCGAGGTTGAAGAGGGCGAAGACTACATTCGCGTGACCCCTCCGGCAAAACTGCAGTTTGCGGAAATCGGAACCTACAACGATCACCGTATGGCGATGTGCTTCTCGCTGGTGGCGCTGTCAGACACGCCTGTCACCATTCTTGACCCGAAATGTACGGCGAAAACCTTCCCGGACTACTTCGAACAGCTGGCACGCATTAGTACGCTGGCCTGATAACGCCTTGCCGCATCACCCGATGCGGCATTTGCTTACGCTTCATTACGAATACCTTCGCTCATTTCTTCTACACTCTGCTTCAATCATTCCGTAATTTGCACGCAAAGGTAACAGTTGCGCACGTTGGCGCGTATAATGCGCGGCGTTCATGTAAACGGTATGCCTTATTTAAGGAGAATAAGATGACGGCAGTTGCCCCGGTAATCACCATTGATGGGCCGAGTGGCGCAGGGAAAGGTACTCTGTGCAAAGCGATGGCGGAAGCATTGCAATGGCATCTTTTAGATTCGGGAGCAATCTATCGCGTGCTGGCGCTGGCCGCGCTGCATCATCATGTGGATGTCGCGTCTGAAGAGGCGCTGGTTCCGCTGGCTGCGCATCTGGATGTGCGTTTCGTGTCGACCGATGGCAACCTGGAAGTCATCCTTGAAGGGGAAGACGTGAGCGGCGAAATCCGTACTCAGGAAGTGGCGAATGCGGCCTCCCAGGTTGCGGCCTTCCCGCGCGTTCGTGAGGCGCTGCTGCGTCGTCAGCGCGCGTTCCGTGAAGCGCCGGGTCTGATCGCTGACGGACGCGATATGGGAACCGTGGTATTCCCTGATGCGCCAGTGAAAATTTTCCTCGACGCCTCTTCGGAAGAACGTGCTCAACGCCGCATGCTTCAGTTGCAGGAAAAGGGGTTTAGTGTTAACTTT from Enterobacter sp. JBIWA008 carries:
- the cmk gene encoding (d)CMP kinase, which encodes MTAVAPVITIDGPSGAGKGTLCKAMAEALQWHLLDSGAIYRVLALAALHHHVDVASEEALVPLAAHLDVRFVSTDGNLEVILEGEDVSGEIRTQEVANAASQVAAFPRVREALLRRQRAFREAPGLIADGRDMGTVVFPDAPVKIFLDASSEERAQRRMLQLQEKGFSVNFDRLLSEIKERDDRDRNRAVAPLVPAEDALVLDSTSLTIEQVIEKALQYARQKLALA
- the aroA gene encoding 3-phosphoshikimate 1-carboxyvinyltransferase, whose protein sequence is MESLTLQPIARVDGTINLPGSKSVSNRALLLAALANGNTVLTNLLDSDDVRHMLNALKALGVHYTLSDDRTRCEVTGNGGALRSGEALELFLGNAGTAMRPLAAALCLGSNNIVLTGEPRMKERPIGHLVDALRQGGAQIEYLEQENYPPLRLLGGFTGGHVEVDGSVSSQFLTALLMTSPLALQDTTITIKGELVSKPYIDITLHLMKTFGVEVENQSYQRFVVRGAQQYQSPGNYLVEGDASSASYFLAAGAIKGGTVKVTGIGRNSVQGDIRFADVLEKMGAIVTWGDDFISCTHGELNAIDMDMNHIPDAAMTIATAALFAKGTTTLRNIYNWRVKETDRLFAMATELRKVGAEVEEGEDYIRVTPPAKLQFAEIGTYNDHRMAMCFSLVALSDTPVTILDPKCTAKTFPDYFEQLARISTLA